The Impatiens glandulifera chromosome 8, dImpGla2.1, whole genome shotgun sequence genome includes a window with the following:
- the LOC124911884 gene encoding CBBY-like protein, whose amino-acid sequence MECASSPISRVFRLSSNFITRSSYLQTTSSVSRPLLPRRRAFGFRFHTQHFNRFHLSSSLSDPSQNNSSHELAILLEVEGVLMDVHRMGNRKAFNIAFKKLGLDCANWSEPVYLDLLRQSVGDEERMVILYFNKTGWPTSLPTNEKQSFTKNVLKEKKNALDDLVISKDLPLRPGAEDFIDDALREDVPVIMITAYSKSGENIARSIIEKLGHERMSKLKMIVGKKEVENSFYGQLVLGKGVSDSLDEQLARQVTKAAAAEKQRIAEEVAALLKLSVDIDTSSTESLQEIVAGLRAGAEYGEVPVSNCVLIAGSQLGVYGAERIGMPCVVLRSSLTARAEFPSASAVMDGFGGADLSISRLRNRREL is encoded by the exons ATGGAATGTGCTTCATCTCCAATTAGCCGTGTATTTCGACTCAGCTCCAACTTCATCACTAGAAGCTCATATCTCCAAACTACTTCTTCTGTCTCTCGTCCTCTTCTTCCCCGCCGGCGAGCTTTCGGTTTTCGCTTCCATACCCAACACTTCAATCGCTTCCATCTCTCCTCCTCTCTTTCAGATCCTTCCCAGAACAATTCATCTCATGAACTTGCTATTCTTCTCGAAGTTGAAGG GGTGCTAATGGATGTTCATCGCATGGGCAACCGCAAAGCCTTCAATATAG CATTTAAAAAACTAGGGCTGGATTGTGCAAACTGGTCTGAACCTGTCTACTTAGACCTTTTAAG ACAGAGTGTTGGTGATGAGGAAAGGATGGTGATATTATACTTCAACAAG ACTGGTTGGCCTACATCCCTACCAACAAATGAGAAACAATCATTCACGAAAAATGTTCTTAAAGAGAAG AAAAATGCTTTGGATGATTTAGTCATCTCAAAAGATCTACCTTTAAGACCTGGTGCAGAAGA TTTTATTGATGACGCACTGAGGGAAGATGTGCCTGTGATTATGATTACAGCCTATAGTAAGAGTGGTGAAAACATAGCAAG ATCCATTATTGAAAAGCTTGGGCATGAAAGAATGTCCAAGTTAAAGATGATTGTTGGAAAGAAAGAAGTCGAAAACAGTTTCTATGGTCAACTTGTGCTTGGCAAAGGTGTATCTGATAGTTTGGACGAACAGTTAGCTAGACAAGTAACAAAAGCAG CTGCCGCTGAGAAACAAAGAATTGCAGAGGAAGTTGCAGCGTTGCTGAAGCTGAGTGTGGATATTGATACAAGCTCTACTGAAAG CTTGCAGGAAATTGTGGCTGGACTACGTGCAGGGGCTGAGTATGGTGAGGTCCCAGTTTCGAATTGTGTTCTTATTGCGGGCAGCCAATTGGGGGTTTATGGAGCTGAGCGAATAGGGATGCCCTGCGTAGTTCTGCGCAGCAG TTTGACAGCTAGAGCCGAGTTTCCATCAGCAAGCGCTGTAATGGATGGGTTTGGAGGCGCAGATCTTTCAATATCAAGATTGCGTAACAGACGTGAGTTATGA
- the LOC124911838 gene encoding uncharacterized protein LOC124911838 yields MSSSTSPSSSTHRRRSSRSSTNDPLSSPAANGSSYTGPAPSIVWQLLALCFVLSLAFLQFLPATHFRDPFDPLRKWVPYQSNISTSIDTSKGTSINIVSWMDCINIQVFTVLINSTLSSTNCSDLVSFHFFVPENQKDDKVLYYKLKVLFPDVKLQFIGQEMVKRQIMSAYGSDNVEEYSRPSFAEMAPYVIPFLHIQLTKFVYLLPNLILKGNVDELVRLELNDYPIGVNEDCSKKMNTYVNYDILDAIQRSAAKPWVSRKPYSIDACMPLLSLVLIDSSRLEKDFVESILWWSKVLNEKQRRSNPHPAIALAIYNRYLKIPDYWRVGLLEYGKSSSFCSDNGKAINTMSDFASRFKQYLPLSSNQILDLHQRPQS; encoded by the exons ATGTCTTCTTCAACCTCTCCGTCAAGTTCTACTCACCGGAGAAGATCATCTCGATCTTCTACTAACGACCCGTTATCATCTCCGGCAGCCAACGGGTCATCTTATACGGGTCCTGCCCCAAGCATCGTATGGCAGCTTTTGGCCTTATGTTTTGTCCTATCCCTCGCCTTCCTCCAGTTTCTTCCGGCGACCCATTTCCGGGACCCGTTCGATCCTCTGAGAAAATGGGTCCCTTACCAATCCAACATATCCACATCC ATTGATACCAGTAAAGGAACATCAATAAACATTGTATCATGGATGGACTGTATCAATATTCAAGTCTTTACAGTTCTTATTAACTCAACTCTGTCAAGCACAAATTGTTCAGATCTggtttcttttcatttctttgtTCCTGAAAATCAGAAAGATGATAAGGTTCTGTATTATAAGCTCAAGGTCCTTTTTCCAGATGTCAAGCTTCAATTTATTGG ACAGGAGATGGTTAAGAGACAGATTATGTCAGCTTATGGTAGTGATAATGTTGAAGAATATTCCAGGCCTTCTTTTGCTGAAATGGCCCCTTATGTCATACCATTTCTTCATATTCAGCTAACCAAATTCGTTTATTTATTGCCGAATTTGATTTTAAAG GGGAATGTTGATGAACTGGTTAGGCTTGAATTGAATGACTATCCAATTGGAGTTAATGAGGATTGTTCCAAAAAGATGAATACATATGTTAACTATGACATATTAGATGCCATTCAACGATCAGCTGCTAAGCCTTGGGTATCGAGAAAGCCTTATTCGATAGACGCTTGTATGCCCTTGTTGAGTCTTGTTCTTATTGATTCTTCGAGATTGGAGAAGGATTTTGTTGAATCCATTCTTTGGTGGAGCAAGGTTTTGAATGAAAAACAAag GAGGAGCAATCCGCATCCTGCGATCGCGTTAGCGATTTACAATCGATATTTGAAAATTCCAGATTATTGGAGAGTGGGGTTATTGGAATATGGGAAGAGTTCGAGTTTTTGTTCTGATAATGGTAAGGCTATTAATACAATGTCTGATTTTGCGAGCAGATTCAAACAATATCTTCCATTGTCGTCGAATCAAATACTAGACCTCCATCAGAGACCGCAAAGCTGA